One Miscanthus floridulus cultivar M001 chromosome 11, ASM1932011v1, whole genome shotgun sequence DNA window includes the following coding sequences:
- the LOC136491744 gene encoding uncharacterized protein gives MKRSRRLETKAQVETMSRPERRRPALMEIRAMEPPRVPEMRTRTPPSSAGADRGRRVRPRAGADRGRGRVRAMEPIEDEGEADRRRRSRRGRCRMSGREDEGDAGRIETKKRARPRAPESRTRTRTRVPPCAPGREDEREAARAEAEDEGRPATGDEGEDAAACAGGEDED, from the coding sequence ATGAAGAGGTCGAGGAGGCTGGAGACGAAGGCGCAGGTGGAGACAATGTCGAGGCCAGAGAGACGAAGGCCGGCACTGATGGAGATAAGGGCGATGGAGCCGCCGCGCGTGCCGGAGATGAGGACGAGGACGCCGCCGTCAAGCGCAGGAGCCGATCGAGGACGGAGGGTGAGGCCACGCGCCGGAGCCGATCGAGGACGAGGGCGAGTCCGCGCGATGGAGCCGATCGAGGACGAGGGCGAGGCCGACCGCCGGAGACGAAGCCGACGAGGGCGCTGCCGCATGTCGGGGAGAGAGGATGAGGGTGATGCCGGTCGGATCGAGACGAAGAAGAGGGCAAGGCCGCGCGCGCCGGagtcgaggacgaggacgaggacgagggtgCCGCCGTGTGCGCCGGGGAGAGAGGACGAGAGAGAGGCCGCACGCGCCGAAGCCGAGGACGAGGGGAGGCCGGCCACCGGTGACGAGGGCGAGGACGCCGCTGCATGCGCCGGGGGCGAGGACGAGGACTAG